In a genomic window of Planctomycetota bacterium:
- a CDS encoding ABC transporter permease — MSEDETPRWRRHLARAAFEYAGLVAVLLGLLGVFEALIWVRSGRHFVTVNVLELIAAQVPDSVIIAVGMTYVLILGGIDLSVGSVLALSSSVLGVMLSLSRVPLHALSLWTFTAAVAACLGVGMACGLANGFITVRWRLPSFIVTLGMLEMARGGAYLVSSSQTQYIGRAIEIVASTRLFGLPIPFVLALYIVVVGQFCLSRTVFGRYVVAIGTNEEAVRLSGIDPRPVKRAVFRLCGLLAAVAALLQTGRLSSADPNAGTGCELQAIAAVVIGGTSLMGGRGSVVASFFGVLIIAVLGAGLVQLGAQEPTKRLITGGVIIAAVIADYYRRRMARQGRE; from the coding sequence ATGAGCGAGGACGAGACCCCACGCTGGCGGCGGCACCTGGCGCGTGCCGCCTTCGAGTACGCCGGCCTCGTCGCCGTGCTCCTTGGCCTGCTCGGCGTCTTCGAGGCGCTCATCTGGGTCCGCTCGGGCCGCCACTTCGTGACCGTCAACGTGCTGGAGCTGATCGCCGCGCAGGTGCCCGACTCGGTGATCATCGCCGTGGGCATGACCTACGTGCTCATCCTGGGCGGCATTGACCTGTCGGTCGGCTCCGTGCTCGCCCTCAGCAGCTCCGTGCTGGGCGTGATGCTCTCGCTCTCCCGCGTGCCGCTTCATGCGCTGAGCCTATGGACCTTCACCGCCGCCGTGGCGGCCTGCCTGGGGGTGGGAATGGCGTGCGGCCTCGCCAACGGGTTCATCACTGTCCGCTGGCGCCTCCCCTCGTTCATCGTCACGCTCGGCATGCTCGAGATGGCGCGCGGCGGCGCCTACCTGGTCTCGTCCTCCCAGACGCAGTACATCGGCCGGGCCATCGAGATCGTGGCGAGCACCCGGCTCTTTGGCCTGCCCATCCCGTTCGTGCTCGCGCTCTACATTGTGGTCGTGGGGCAGTTCTGCCTCTCCCGCACGGTGTTCGGGCGCTACGTGGTGGCCATCGGCACCAACGAGGAAGCCGTGCGCCTGTCGGGCATAGACCCGCGTCCCGTCAAACGGGCCGTCTTCCGCCTGTGCGGCCTGCTGGCCGCGGTGGCCGCGCTGCTTCAGACGGGCCGCCTGTCGTCGGCCGACCCCAACGCCGGCACCGGCTGCGAGCTTCAGGCCATCGCGGCCGTGGTGATCGGCGGCACGAGCCTGATGGGCGGGCGCGGCTCGGTCGTGGCGTCCTTCTTCGGCGTGCTCATCATCGCCGTGCTGGGCGCGGGGCTGGTGCAGCTCGGCGCCCAGGAGCCCACCAAGCGGCTCATCACGGGCGGCGTCATCATCGCCGCCGTCATCGCCGACTACTACCGCCGCCGAATGGCCAGGCAGGGGAGGGAGTGA
- a CDS encoding DUF6067 family protein: MRWLFPALLLLLPACRLPFTRPAAFALGSADTMEKVFRDEAWTRGPAEKLTLEAARHEVEGIQLVVAPTSKAGLRSVSIEASDLRCGRSLIPKANVTWNVVGYVKTEKPAYKAPREGWWPDPLMPAAPFDVKAGEVQPVWLSVRVPGDAPPGLYRGKVTVRAEGQPQQSLPIELRVWDFAIPKQQHLETCFLLRPDELQRFYRLKDVPVEMYEAWMDFCLDRRICPALYDWSHLERDLERLVARQLERGGACFGLAYAWPKQGTPEERRKHNEPQIAAIRKLYDRVKARGWLPKAYVYCHDEIGKEHYDIARELYSALRAATPGLRLLQTFYKDNPVPALDDVLDIWAPVTGRYRKDEMQPQQAKGDVVWWYVCCGPGKPYANLMIEWPGLDHRILLWQTWKFGVTGFLYWSLNCWRDNYKAEPRWPEGAWDPATFVNQQGGRHHGDGQLLYPGPDGRPLSSVRLENFRDGIEDYETLWLLRDAVAKLKKAGGHEALVAEAEKALAIDDSVVKDLTHFTQDPRALRAARAALASLVERATQAAGAAAK, encoded by the coding sequence ATGCGTTGGCTGTTTCCTGCGCTGCTTCTACTGCTGCCCGCCTGCCGGCTGCCGTTCACGCGGCCCGCAGCTTTCGCGCTCGGCTCGGCCGACACAATGGAGAAGGTCTTCCGCGACGAGGCGTGGACCCGCGGCCCCGCCGAGAAGCTCACCCTCGAAGCGGCCCGCCATGAGGTCGAGGGCATCCAACTCGTCGTCGCGCCGACCAGCAAGGCCGGCCTGCGCTCCGTCTCGATTGAGGCGAGCGATCTGCGATGCGGCCGCTCGCTCATCCCGAAGGCCAACGTCACCTGGAACGTCGTCGGCTACGTGAAGACCGAGAAGCCCGCCTACAAGGCGCCCCGCGAAGGCTGGTGGCCCGACCCGCTCATGCCCGCGGCCCCGTTCGATGTGAAGGCCGGGGAGGTCCAGCCCGTATGGCTCAGCGTACGCGTGCCGGGCGACGCCCCGCCCGGCCTCTACCGCGGCAAGGTCACCGTAAGGGCCGAAGGGCAGCCGCAGCAGTCCCTGCCCATCGAGCTCCGCGTGTGGGATTTCGCCATTCCAAAGCAACAGCACCTCGAAACGTGCTTCCTCCTCCGCCCCGACGAGCTCCAGCGCTTCTACCGTCTCAAGGACGTGCCCGTCGAGATGTATGAGGCGTGGATGGACTTCTGCCTCGACCGCCGCATCTGCCCCGCGCTCTACGACTGGTCGCACCTGGAGCGCGACCTCGAGCGCCTCGTTGCCCGCCAGCTCGAGCGCGGCGGCGCCTGCTTCGGCCTCGCCTATGCCTGGCCCAAGCAGGGCACGCCCGAGGAGCGGCGGAAACACAACGAACCGCAGATCGCCGCCATCCGCAAGCTCTACGACCGCGTGAAGGCCCGCGGCTGGCTGCCCAAGGCCTATGTTTACTGCCACGACGAGATCGGCAAGGAGCACTACGACATCGCCCGCGAGCTCTACTCCGCCCTCCGGGCCGCCACGCCCGGCCTGCGCCTGCTTCAGACCTTCTACAAGGACAACCCCGTTCCCGCCCTCGACGACGTGCTCGACATCTGGGCGCCCGTGACCGGCCGCTATCGCAAGGATGAGATGCAGCCCCAGCAGGCCAAGGGCGACGTGGTATGGTGGTACGTGTGCTGCGGCCCGGGCAAGCCCTACGCCAACCTGATGATCGAGTGGCCGGGCCTCGACCACCGCATCCTGCTCTGGCAAACCTGGAAGTTCGGCGTCACCGGCTTCCTCTACTGGAGCCTCAACTGCTGGCGCGACAATTACAAGGCCGAGCCGCGCTGGCCCGAGGGCGCGTGGGACCCGGCCACGTTCGTCAATCAGCAGGGCGGCCGCCACCACGGCGACGGCCAGCTCCTCTACCCCGGCCCCGACGGCCGGCCCCTCTCGTCGGTGCGCCTCGAGAACTTCCGCGACGGCATCGAGGACTACGAGACCCTCTGGCTCCTCCGCGACGCCGTGGCGAAGCTCAAGAAGGCAGGCGGCCACGAGGCCCTCGTGGCCGAGGCCGAGAAAGCCCTCGCCATTGATGACTCCGTGGTGAAGGACCTGACGCACTTCACCCAGGACCCCAGGGCCCTGCGCGCCGCGCGCGCGGCCCTCGCGTCGCTGGTCGAGCGCGCCACCCAGGCCGCCGGAGCGGCGGCGAAGTGA
- a CDS encoding metallophosphoesterase, which yields MDATRREFLACAASMVVLSGPLASAGEPLLTFAAVSDTHLGKGGDGPAKVLAEVVQEINDSPAEFTLFLGDLVDTGAKNEEQYPKWLETAKGLRKPFYAIPGNHDPVEFFRKHVRAETDYAFDHQGFRFVLFNDTEADSHDGAVTPEQLKWLTQQVDDAAGKKLRVVLCAHIAAHPNKHPDVGWWVRKGEKELDALLTARGGDPIVAFLSGHFHCGLRGWSDRSGVHEIVFPALAWNGDRKLETAPGFSLKESRKGYALVEVHAKELKVRYKPVGAPPQGDLVLGLH from the coding sequence TTGGACGCAACCCGCAGAGAGTTCCTCGCCTGTGCCGCCTCGATGGTCGTTCTCAGCGGCCCGCTGGCATCGGCCGGAGAGCCGCTCCTCACCTTCGCCGCCGTTTCCGATACGCATCTGGGCAAGGGGGGCGACGGGCCGGCCAAGGTGCTCGCCGAGGTGGTGCAAGAGATCAATGACTCGCCGGCCGAGTTCACGCTGTTCCTCGGGGACCTGGTGGACACCGGGGCGAAGAACGAGGAGCAATACCCTAAGTGGCTCGAGACCGCGAAGGGCCTCCGGAAGCCCTTCTACGCCATCCCCGGCAACCACGACCCCGTGGAGTTCTTCAGGAAACACGTCCGCGCCGAAACGGACTATGCCTTCGACCACCAGGGCTTCCGCTTCGTGCTCTTCAACGACACCGAGGCGGACAGCCACGACGGCGCGGTGACGCCCGAGCAGCTCAAGTGGCTGACCCAGCAGGTGGACGATGCGGCGGGGAAGAAGCTCCGCGTCGTCCTGTGCGCCCACATTGCGGCGCACCCCAACAAGCACCCCGACGTCGGCTGGTGGGTGCGCAAGGGCGAGAAGGAACTCGACGCGCTCCTGACGGCTCGGGGCGGCGACCCCATCGTGGCGTTCCTCAGCGGCCACTTCCACTGCGGCCTGCGTGGCTGGAGCGACCGCAGCGGCGTCCACGAGATTGTGTTTCCCGCGCTCGCCTGGAACGGCGACCGCAAGCTGGAGACGGCGCCCGGTTTCTCCCTGAAGGAGTCGCGCAAGGGCTACGCGCTCGTCGAGGTCCACGCGAAGGAGCTCAAGGTGCGCTACAAGCCCGTCGGCGCGCCGCCGCAGGGCGACCTCGTTCTTGGCCTGCACTGA
- a CDS encoding DUF4091 domain-containing protein, whose amino-acid sequence MFQRAHAVLSGTPRRGGRVLLALALLVAAGRGQAAALVNPSFEQGDVAPLGWRLEGQGVWEKTGRTGERAVSVTGTGQDSGFWRTTGPLFDPGALYRVAFWAKGEGATGGCVIAGPSFCNRDFSAQPAWQRHAFAFVAPNDTADAFLRFGHWQVKGKIVFDDIELKPTQAVHERFGSGGGVVVAGGANVVVNVIGGPGGVQIAGLPGQQTGLVLGEGEEIVGNRYTFAAPLAGEGANHSHPLETFRCGFNSHRWCFDGKAEVVYKHLIPGHPHQAATVEANCNYHTGGKGFVDVGTDGADWTTVATFEKVGRIRAEVPKDLLPASALFVRLRADEKASFQVDDYLFTSTLDADLGEMRGSTAYLDIQTADPAFPVTVLSLPSAAPTSGWSVSIRNLAGVPAKFALKATVTDESGREVAQQGGASVSASVSITVGGMGPGEPPPVQESTTQMSAGGPLRTPGNNTVTLIVTADGREVFKASALRKLPVLHDASYGYALPSDPNCPLWWCEGPYKVSRTRPVPTAQKPAIEVAAARHDYEPFQLVLRPKAELKNLRVQVSALKCGEATLAPEHIRVERVEYLRVARPTDAAGVRGWWPDPLPPFEQGATLAADRNHPLWFTVYVPPGQPAGDYLGNIELSAEGGKVWVALKLRVYDFALPKTTRLQTAFGLDHGVIRRYHNLETETELRKVLDLYLANFAAHRIAPYTPAPLDPFKVEFSTGPWDGGTIDPKDPKEGKQCLRVDDADPRSCVAAHNTTPIAVDVAKGYQFSWWAKTAKPGQKYLVTLEQRDAAGQWIWGNNIDFLREGNGQWQQERAGVIGQGGKPLNPKTKSILIALRPVPWSDEGTDTGTAWFDDVRFETAEGQNLVADGGFEQGTGELKATIDFAAFDRECEKWLGEGGFNALMVGLKGMGGGSFHSRAAGRIGGYVQGSPEYDQLMASQGKQIVDHLKAKGWLERAYIYWFDEPEPRDYEFVIDGMKLLKRVAPGLTRMLTEQPEPPLYGYVDLWCPVVSAVKPEAIAERRKAGERFWWYLCCGPHAPYIGLFIDHPAVDLRVWAWLSRKWGVEGQLVWTSNYWTSSAAFPDPDIQNPWADPMSYVSGYDFTPGKIGYWGNGDGRFLYPPNRDPKTDKAKHLTGPVNSIRWEMLREGIEDYELFALLDTLIAKAKASGRAADLLPEAEKLAVVPDEVIKDDKTYSKDPQPLLAHRRKVAEMVERLTQAIR is encoded by the coding sequence ATGTTCCAACGAGCACACGCGGTCCTGTCGGGGACGCCTCGCCGCGGCGGGCGCGTCCTCCTCGCCCTGGCCCTTCTCGTGGCCGCCGGCCGCGGGCAGGCGGCCGCGTTGGTCAACCCCTCGTTCGAGCAGGGCGACGTGGCGCCCCTCGGCTGGCGCCTCGAGGGCCAAGGCGTCTGGGAAAAGACCGGCCGCACCGGCGAGCGCGCCGTCAGCGTGACCGGGACGGGGCAGGACTCGGGCTTCTGGCGCACGACCGGGCCGCTCTTCGACCCGGGCGCGCTCTACCGCGTGGCGTTCTGGGCGAAGGGCGAGGGGGCCACGGGCGGCTGTGTCATCGCCGGGCCGAGCTTCTGCAACCGCGACTTCTCGGCGCAGCCCGCCTGGCAGCGCCACGCCTTCGCCTTCGTCGCGCCCAACGACACGGCAGACGCCTTCCTGCGCTTCGGCCACTGGCAGGTGAAGGGCAAGATCGTGTTCGATGACATCGAGCTCAAGCCCACCCAGGCCGTCCACGAGCGCTTCGGCTCCGGCGGCGGGGTCGTGGTGGCGGGAGGCGCCAACGTCGTCGTCAACGTCATCGGCGGCCCGGGCGGCGTGCAGATCGCCGGCCTGCCCGGCCAGCAGACCGGCCTCGTGCTCGGCGAGGGCGAGGAGATCGTGGGCAACCGCTACACCTTCGCCGCCCCGCTCGCCGGCGAGGGGGCCAACCACTCGCACCCGCTCGAGACCTTCCGCTGCGGTTTCAACTCGCATCGCTGGTGCTTTGACGGCAAGGCGGAGGTCGTCTACAAGCACCTCATCCCCGGCCATCCGCACCAGGCCGCCACCGTCGAGGCCAACTGCAACTACCACACGGGCGGCAAAGGCTTCGTGGACGTGGGCACCGACGGCGCCGACTGGACGACGGTGGCCACCTTCGAGAAGGTGGGGCGCATCCGGGCCGAAGTTCCCAAGGACCTCCTGCCCGCCAGCGCCCTTTTCGTCCGCCTCCGAGCCGATGAGAAGGCCAGCTTCCAGGTGGACGATTACCTGTTCACCTCAACCCTCGACGCGGACCTCGGCGAGATGCGCGGCTCGACCGCCTACCTCGACATCCAGACCGCCGACCCCGCCTTCCCCGTCACCGTCCTCTCCTTGCCCAGCGCCGCGCCGACCAGCGGCTGGAGCGTCTCGATCCGCAACCTGGCGGGCGTGCCCGCGAAGTTTGCGCTCAAGGCCACCGTGACCGACGAGAGCGGGCGCGAGGTGGCTCAGCAGGGCGGGGCCTCGGTCTCGGCGTCCGTCTCCATCACCGTCGGCGGCATGGGGCCGGGCGAGCCGCCGCCAGTTCAGGAGTCCACCACCCAGATGAGCGCCGGCGGGCCGCTCCGCACCCCGGGCAACAACACTGTCACCCTCATCGTCACCGCCGATGGCCGCGAGGTCTTCAAGGCCAGCGCCCTGCGCAAGCTGCCCGTCCTCCACGATGCCTCCTACGGCTACGCCCTGCCATCCGACCCGAACTGCCCCCTCTGGTGGTGCGAGGGGCCGTACAAGGTGAGCCGCACCCGCCCCGTGCCGACCGCGCAGAAGCCTGCCATCGAGGTCGCCGCCGCTCGCCATGATTACGAGCCGTTCCAGCTTGTGCTGCGTCCCAAGGCCGAGCTGAAGAACCTCCGCGTTCAAGTCTCGGCCCTCAAGTGCGGCGAGGCCACGCTCGCCCCCGAGCACATTCGTGTCGAGCGGGTCGAATACCTCCGCGTCGCGCGGCCCACCGATGCGGCAGGCGTCCGTGGCTGGTGGCCCGACCCCTTGCCTCCCTTCGAGCAAGGCGCCACCCTCGCCGCCGACCGCAACCACCCCCTCTGGTTCACCGTCTACGTGCCGCCCGGCCAGCCGGCCGGCGACTACCTCGGGAACATCGAACTCAGTGCCGAAGGAGGGAAGGTGTGGGTGGCCCTCAAGCTCCGCGTCTACGACTTCGCGCTGCCCAAGACCACCCGCCTCCAGACCGCCTTCGGCCTCGACCATGGCGTCATCCGCCGCTACCACAACCTGGAGACCGAGACGGAGCTTCGCAAGGTCCTCGACCTCTATCTCGCCAACTTCGCCGCCCATCGCATCGCCCCCTACACCCCCGCCCCCCTCGACCCCTTCAAGGTCGAGTTCTCCACCGGCCCCTGGGACGGCGGCACGATTGACCCCAAGGACCCCAAGGAGGGCAAGCAATGCCTCCGCGTGGACGACGCGGACCCGCGAAGCTGCGTGGCTGCGCACAACACGACGCCCATCGCAGTGGACGTGGCGAAGGGCTACCAGTTCTCGTGGTGGGCCAAGACGGCCAAGCCCGGCCAGAAGTACCTCGTCACCCTCGAGCAGCGCGACGCCGCCGGCCAGTGGATCTGGGGCAACAACATTGACTTCCTCCGCGAGGGCAACGGCCAGTGGCAGCAGGAGCGCGCCGGCGTCATCGGCCAGGGCGGCAAGCCGCTCAACCCGAAGACGAAGAGCATCCTCATCGCCCTCCGCCCCGTGCCCTGGAGCGACGAAGGCACCGACACCGGCACCGCGTGGTTCGATGACGTCCGCTTCGAGACCGCCGAGGGGCAGAACCTCGTGGCTGACGGCGGCTTCGAGCAGGGCACGGGCGAACTGAAGGCGACGATTGACTTCGCGGCCTTCGACCGCGAGTGCGAAAAGTGGCTCGGCGAGGGCGGCTTCAACGCCCTCATGGTCGGCCTCAAAGGCATGGGCGGCGGCTCGTTCCACTCGCGCGCGGCGGGGCGCATCGGCGGCTACGTCCAGGGCAGCCCCGAGTACGACCAGCTCATGGCCAGCCAGGGCAAGCAGATTGTGGACCATCTGAAGGCGAAAGGCTGGCTCGAGCGGGCCTACATCTACTGGTTCGACGAGCCGGAGCCGCGCGACTACGAGTTCGTGATTGACGGCATGAAGCTCCTCAAGCGCGTGGCCCCCGGCCTCACCCGCATGCTCACCGAGCAGCCCGAGCCGCCGCTCTATGGCTACGTGGACCTCTGGTGCCCCGTCGTGAGCGCCGTGAAGCCCGAAGCCATCGCCGAGCGGCGGAAGGCGGGCGAGCGATTCTGGTGGTATCTGTGCTGCGGCCCCCACGCCCCCTACATCGGCCTCTTCATTGACCACCCCGCCGTGGACCTCCGCGTGTGGGCCTGGCTCAGCCGCAAGTGGGGCGTCGAGGGGCAACTCGTCTGGACGAGCAACTACTGGACCAGCTCCGCCGCCTTCCCCGACCCCGACATTCAGAACCCCTGGGCCGACCCGATGAGCTACGTTTCGGGCTACGACTTCACCCCTGGCAAGATCGGCTACTGGGGCAACGGCGACGGACGCTTTCTCTACCCGCCCAACCGCGACCCGAAGACAGATAAGGCCAAGCACCTCACCGGCCCCGTCAACTCGATCCGCTGGGAGATGCTCCGCGAGGGCATCGAGGATTACGAACTGTTCGCTCTCCTCGACACCCTCATTGCCAAGGCCAAGGCGTCGGGCAGGGCCGCCGACCTCCTCCCCGAGGCCGAGAAGCTGGCCGTCGTGCCCGACGAGGTGATCAAGGACGACAAGACCTACTCCAAAGACCCGCAGCCCCTCCTCGCCCATCGCCGCAAAGTGGCCGAGATGGTGGAGCGACTCACCCAAGCCATAAGATGA
- a CDS encoding ATP-binding protein → MADNWGAFVLKGRAVDPDVASVIEHPWFCSFIEHLPCVLCVMQPTWPPAIEFISANVERFLGYAPKDFYADRELGLRCIHLEDRERVAEQMRRAMASAAPYRMEYRAVHRAGSPVYHAGEVSVPVADSAGRVVRRQSIIMDITEQKRLEAELLRSQRLAVVGEMTTMMAHQIRNPLAGMALALRALERLVGGNAEGRECLADLDHCLVRINDTVSRLLDFARARPPVLRKCRLADIVANARQLAASHARRHAIEFQVSLPPDLPDLVADPAQLEQVLVHLILNACKAMPSGGRLTLCAHGEPGRVVITVADTGVGIPPEDLGRLFSPFYSGTGQGVGLGLSLCERLVAAHDGSIRVQSAPGQGTTFRIELPLEPAHAARIDR, encoded by the coding sequence ATGGCCGACAACTGGGGGGCATTTGTTCTCAAGGGACGAGCCGTGGATCCCGATGTAGCCAGCGTCATCGAGCATCCCTGGTTCTGCTCTTTTATCGAGCATCTGCCCTGCGTGCTGTGCGTCATGCAGCCCACGTGGCCCCCCGCCATCGAGTTCATCAGCGCCAACGTCGAGCGGTTTCTGGGCTATGCGCCGAAGGACTTCTATGCGGACCGCGAGCTGGGCCTCCGCTGCATCCACCTGGAGGACCGCGAGCGCGTGGCGGAGCAGATGCGCCGGGCGATGGCCTCGGCCGCGCCCTACCGGATGGAGTACCGCGCGGTGCACCGCGCCGGGAGCCCCGTCTACCACGCCGGCGAGGTCTCCGTGCCGGTGGCCGACTCCGCCGGCCGCGTCGTGCGCCGCCAGAGCATCATCATGGACATCACGGAGCAGAAGCGCCTGGAGGCGGAGCTGCTGCGTTCGCAACGCCTGGCCGTGGTGGGCGAGATGACCACGATGATGGCGCACCAGATCCGCAACCCCCTGGCCGGCATGGCGCTCGCCCTGCGCGCCCTCGAGCGCCTCGTGGGCGGCAACGCCGAGGGGCGCGAGTGCCTGGCGGACCTCGACCACTGCCTGGTGCGCATCAACGACACGGTGTCGCGGCTGCTGGACTTCGCCCGGGCTCGGCCGCCCGTGCTGCGGAAGTGCCGTCTGGCCGACATCGTGGCGAACGCCCGCCAACTGGCGGCCAGCCACGCTCGGCGGCACGCCATCGAGTTCCAGGTCTCGCTGCCCCCCGACCTGCCCGACCTGGTGGCCGACCCCGCGCAGCTCGAGCAGGTGCTGGTGCACCTCATCCTCAACGCCTGCAAGGCCATGCCCAGCGGGGGGCGCCTGACCCTGTGCGCCCACGGCGAACCGGGGCGCGTGGTCATCACCGTGGCCGACACGGGCGTGGGGATTCCGCCGGAGGACCTGGGCCGCCTCTTCAGCCCCTTCTACTCCGGGACCGGCCAGGGGGTCGGCCTGGGCCTCTCGCTGTGCGAGCGCCTCGTGGCCGCGCACGACGGCTCCATCCGCGTCCAGAGCGCCCCGGGCCAGGGCACCACGTTCCGCATCGAGCTGCCGCTGGAGCCGGCCCATGCCGCGCGCATTGATCGTTGA
- a CDS encoding sigma-54 dependent transcriptional regulator: MPRALIVDDDPTVAKYLAGFLGQHGYTVRAVTDAREAARAAQEFQPDAAVLDLMMPDRDGLDLLPELKAACPRCQVIIYTGAGDIEKAVQAMRRGAHDFIQKPLNYEALLLSLQRALEVRHLRAENAFLRQAYQTRLGPAAILVFSDATRRLLELADRYRALPDMPVLIEGESGVGKDLVAHYIHHRDDDYSRPFVAINCGAIPRTLVEAELFGYAPGAFTGARADGAPGMIRSADGGTLFLDEIGELDMGSQVKLLRFLEQGTFYPVGSPREVTVRARILSATNRDLREAVARGLFRRDLYYRLHVGHLRVPPLRERREEILPFARHFLREFAERFDNPFRQIAPEAEQILLQSPWHGNVRELRNVIERVVLTQRGPVVEARHLAFLSGESPPASVPPAEAPLPESGLDLEATMRRLIQRALEKHGYNQSRTARYLGISREALRYRMKKVPIPSGHPE, from the coding sequence ATGCCGCGCGCATTGATCGTTGACGACGACCCCACGGTGGCCAAGTACCTGGCCGGCTTCCTCGGCCAGCACGGCTACACCGTGCGCGCGGTGACCGACGCCCGCGAGGCCGCGCGCGCGGCCCAGGAGTTCCAGCCCGACGCCGCCGTGCTCGACCTCATGATGCCGGACCGCGACGGCCTCGACCTGCTCCCCGAGCTCAAGGCCGCGTGCCCGCGGTGCCAGGTGATCATCTACACGGGCGCCGGCGACATCGAGAAGGCCGTGCAGGCCATGCGGCGGGGCGCGCACGACTTCATCCAGAAGCCGCTGAACTACGAGGCCCTGCTGCTGAGCCTCCAGCGCGCGCTCGAGGTGCGCCACCTGCGCGCCGAGAACGCCTTCCTGCGCCAGGCCTACCAGACCCGCCTGGGGCCGGCCGCCATCCTCGTGTTCTCCGACGCCACGCGCCGCCTGCTCGAGCTGGCCGACCGCTACCGCGCGCTGCCCGACATGCCCGTGCTCATCGAGGGCGAGAGCGGCGTGGGCAAGGACCTGGTGGCCCACTACATCCACCACCGCGACGACGACTACAGCCGCCCCTTCGTGGCCATCAACTGCGGGGCCATCCCGCGCACGCTCGTGGAGGCCGAGCTCTTCGGCTACGCGCCCGGCGCCTTCACCGGCGCGCGCGCCGACGGCGCGCCCGGCATGATCCGCTCCGCGGATGGGGGCACGCTGTTCCTCGACGAGATCGGCGAGCTCGACATGGGCAGCCAGGTCAAGCTCCTGCGCTTCCTCGAGCAGGGCACCTTCTACCCCGTGGGCAGCCCGCGGGAGGTGACGGTGCGCGCGCGCATCCTCAGCGCCACCAACCGCGACCTCCGCGAGGCGGTGGCCCGAGGGCTGTTCCGCCGGGACCTGTACTACCGCCTCCACGTCGGGCACCTGCGCGTGCCGCCGCTGCGCGAGCGGCGCGAGGAAATCCTGCCCTTCGCTCGGCACTTCCTCCGGGAGTTTGCCGAGCGCTTCGACAACCCCTTCCGCCAGATCGCGCCCGAGGCCGAGCAGATCCTCCTGCAATCGCCCTGGCACGGCAACGTGCGCGAGCTGCGCAACGTCATCGAGCGGGTCGTGCTCACGCAGCGGGGCCCCGTCGTCGAGGCCCGGCACCTGGCGTTCCTGAGCGGCGAGTCGCCGCCCGCCAGCGTGCCGCCGGCCGAGGCCCCGCTGCCCGAGTCGGGCCTGGACCTCGAGGCGACCATGCGCCGCCTCATCCAGCGCGCCCTCGAGAAGCACGGCTACAACCAGAGCCGCACCGCCCGCTACCTCGGCATCAGCCGGGAGGCCCTCCGTTACCGCATGAAGAAGGTCCCCATCCCCTCAGGACACCCCGAATGA
- the rnpA gene encoding ribonuclease P protein component, whose product MAKAHGFSRDERLRATRDFDRVFEQGRRGRGQALVVCYAPNGLAHSRLGIALRRGWRSAVARNRAKRLIREAFRTRKHELPGGLDLVVIPATNWAEPAPEAIAAELLRLLGRRCEAAP is encoded by the coding sequence ATGGCCAAGGCACACGGCTTCTCACGCGACGAGCGCCTGCGGGCGACGCGCGACTTCGACCGCGTGTTCGAGCAGGGCCGCCGCGGCCGCGGCCAGGCCCTCGTCGTGTGCTACGCCCCCAACGGCCTGGCGCACAGCCGGCTGGGCATCGCCCTGCGGCGCGGCTGGCGCTCCGCCGTCGCCCGCAACCGCGCCAAGCGCCTCATCCGCGAGGCGTTCCGCACCCGCAAACACGAGCTGCCCGGGGGGCTGGACCTCGTGGTGATCCCCGCCACCAACTGGGCGGAGCCCGCCCCCGAGGCCATCGCGGCCGAGCTCCTCCGCCTGCTCGGCCGCCGCTGCGAGGCCGCGCCATGA
- the yidD gene encoding membrane protein insertion efficiency factor YidD, with amino-acid sequence MRRVGIFLVRCYQACLSPLIPPCCRFEPTCSNYAIEAFRKKGFLRGALLTAWRILRCNPWSKGGYDPVEPAQDGPRKSA; translated from the coding sequence ATGAGGCGTGTCGGCATCTTCCTCGTCCGCTGCTACCAGGCGTGCCTCTCGCCCCTGATCCCGCCCTGTTGCCGCTTCGAGCCCACCTGTTCGAACTACGCCATCGAGGCGTTCCGCAAGAAGGGCTTCCTCCGCGGCGCCCTGCTCACGGCCTGGCGCATCCTGCGCTGCAACCCCTGGAGCAAGGGCGGCTACGACCCCGTGGAGCCGGCCCAAGACGGCCCGCGCAAGAGCGCCTGA
- a CDS encoding Hsp20/alpha crystallin family protein: protein MAPDSKELQKQAAQTQPIEAERAERTPVFAPAADIYETDHGAVLLVDLPGCDEGAVDVRVEDGVLTVTGRVAPEAVPDHELTYCEYRQGNYERAFTVSELIDTEKIEATVKDGVLRLALPKVEAAKPKKVKIKVN, encoded by the coding sequence ATGGCACCCGACAGCAAGGAACTCCAGAAGCAGGCGGCCCAGACACAGCCCATCGAGGCCGAGCGCGCCGAGAGGACGCCCGTCTTCGCCCCCGCCGCCGACATCTACGAGACCGACCACGGCGCCGTGCTCCTCGTGGACCTCCCCGGTTGCGACGAGGGCGCCGTGGACGTGCGGGTCGAGGACGGCGTGCTCACCGTCACCGGCCGCGTCGCCCCCGAGGCCGTGCCCGACCACGAGCTCACCTACTGCGAGTATCGCCAGGGCAACTACGAGCGGGCCTTCACCGTGTCCGAACTCATTGACACCGAGAAGATCGAGGCGACCGTGAAGGACGGCGTCCTGCGCCTCGCCCTGCCCAAGGTCGAGGCCGCCAAGCCCAAGAAGGTCAAGATCAAGGTCAACTGA